A single genomic interval of Astyanax mexicanus isolate ESR-SI-001 chromosome 4, AstMex3_surface, whole genome shotgun sequence harbors:
- the lxn gene encoding latexin isoform X2, whose translation MNWFCFVWTVLFSMVWQCPAAPSTPSPTAPGSTAQDEVECPSNCVLLIYSNRSTSEDPLVMTSTELNPDHYEAQRAAHAVRYYLNTLYGTPFRQLSFSKVHQARTEDLGEAGMKYLLEISVKDSLNKSSEKLCSAEVVYPRGETQQPPKVQISCAASLQLNTSAEEEDFYKRYSAADSAVSGKDIPDSYGHVDPEMVPFWKLAGVASTFIMLNESNENTLYNLAQVAKITQLESQNGQLRLEYVVLLHDMISQEIIRWKMLVSWSPAEGVKVSDTQLLPKCHCKPPTP comes from the exons ATGAATTGGTTCTGCTTTGTTTGGACGGTTCTCTTCTCAATGGTTTGGCAGTGTCCTGCGGCTCCCAGCACCCCATCACCTACAGCCCCAGGCTCCACAGCTCAGGACGAGGTGGAATGCCCCTCCAACTGTGTTTTACTGATATACAGCAACAGATCAACTTCTGAG GATCCCTTAGTCATGACCTCCACAGAACTCAATCCAGACCACTATGAAGCTCAGAGAGCAGCTCATGCAGTCCGGTACTACCTCAACACTCTGTATGGAACCCCCTTCAGACAGCTGTCCTTCTCCAAAGTCCACCAGGCAAGAACTGAG GATTTGGGAGAGGCAGGGATGAAGTACCTTCTGGAGATCTCTGTGAAAGACTCGCTCAACAAG TCCTCAGAAAAGCTCTGCTCGGCAGAAGTTGTGTACCCCAGAGGAGAGACCCAGCAGCCCCCGAAGGTCCAGATCTCCTGCGCTGCGTCTCTTCAGCTCAACACTTCTGCTGAAGAGGAGGATTTCTATAAGCGGTACAGTGCTGCAGACAGTGCTGTGTCTGGAAAGGACATACCAG aCAGCTATGGTCACGTAGACCCAGAAATGGTTCCTTTCTGGAAATTGGCAGGAGTAGCTTCTACCTTCATCATGCTGAACGAGTCCAACGAGAACACACTGTACAACCTGGCTCAAGTAGCCAAGATCACCCAGCTG GAGAGTCAGAATGGCCAGCTGAGGTTGGAGTATGTGGTTCTCCTTCATGACATGATTTCTCAG GAGATAATTCGCTGGAAGATGCTGGTCTCCTGGTCTCCAGCAGAGGGCGTGAAAGTGTCAGACACTCAACTGCTGCCTAAATGCCACTGCAAACCTCCAACTCCATGA
- the mfsd1 gene encoding major facilitator superfamily domain-containing protein 1 isoform X2, whose protein sequence is MAGLEEDERLLDENNHEGRNTRRMHPLLDPSHLLHRILVLMFMCFLGFGSYFCYDNPAALQKQVIQDMGLNTSSFMQLYAWYSWPNVVLCFLGGFLLDRVFGIRLGTIIFSLFVCVGQVIFALGALVNHFWLMNMGRFVFGIGGESLAVAQNTYAVNWFKGKELNLVFGLQLSMARVGSTVNMNSMGAVYDSMKTALGQTGHFTLGAALMIAGSTCVFSLLCALMLGYLDRRAERILNKEQGKTGEVIRLTDVKDFPLQLWLIFIICVGYYVAIFPFIGLGQVFFIEKFNFTPTQARAVNSIVYIMSAPASPLLGLMVDKTGKNIIWVLVAVVTTLISHMMLAFTFWNPWIAMVILGLSYSLLACALWPMVAFVVPEHQLGTAYGFMQSIQNLGLALISMAAGAILDSKGYLLLEVFFCACICLALIAVVVLYFVDYLRCGELNLSAAARARLQKTNSSESE, encoded by the exons ATGGCGGGATTAGAAGAAGACGAGAGGCTTTTAGATGAAAATAATCATGAGGGGAGAAACACAAGGCGGATGCATCCTCTGCTGGACCCGAGCCACCTGCTGCACCGGATCTTGGTCCTgatgtttatgtgttttttaggTTTCG GTAGCTACTTCTGCTATGACAATCCAGCAGCTCTTCAGAAACAAGTCATACAG GATATGGGACTAAACACCTCCAGCTTTATGCAGCTTTATGCCTGGTACTCATGGCCCAATGTAGTCCTCTGTTTTCTGGGAGGCTTTCTACTGGACAGAGTTTTTGGCATCAG GCTGGGGACAATAATCTTTTCACTCTTTGTCTGTGTTGGACAG gttATATTTGCTTTAGGTGCATTGGTCAACCATTTCTGGCTAATGAACATGGGCCGTTTTGTTTTTGG GATCGGTGGAGAGTCACTAGCTGTTGCACAGAACACATATGCAGTGAACTGGTTCAAAGGGAAGGAGCTGAACCTGGTGTTTGGCCTGCAACTCAGCATGGCTAGAGTG GGCAGTACAGTCAACATGAACAGTATGGGTGCTGTATACGATTCCATGAAGACTGCTTTGGGCCAGACAGGCCACTTCACATTAGGGGCTGCACTTATGATCG CCGGCTCGACGTGTGTGTTCTCGCTGCTGTGTGCACTGATGTTGGGCTACCTTGACAGGCGAGCAGAGAGGATCCTCAACAAAGAGCAAGGAAAGACTG gggAAGTTATCAGGCTGACGGATGTGAAGGACTTCCCTCTCCAGCTATGGCTAATTTTCATCATCTGTGTTGGATACTACGTTGCCATCTTTCCCTTTATTGGCCTGGGGCA GGTCTTCTTCATTGAAAAGTTCAACTTCACCCCAACCCAGGCAAGAGCAGTCAACAG catTGTGTACATCATGTCTGCTCCTGCCTCGCCATTACTGGGTTTGATGGTGGATAAAACTGGCAAGAACATTATTTGGGTTCTGGTTGCTGTCGTCACCACACTGATCTCTCACATGATGCTGGCTTTCACCTTCTGGAACCCCTGGATTGCTATG GTTATCTTGGGTCTGTCCTATTCGCTGCTGGCCTGTGCTCTCTGGCCAATGGTGGCTTTTGTAGTGCCAGAGCACCAGCTGGGCACAGCATATGGATT TATGCAGTCCATCCAGAATCTGGGATTGGCACTAATTTCCATGGCAGCTGGAGCCATTCTTGACAGCAAAGGTTATCTGCTGTTGGAGGTCTTCTTCTGTGCTTGCATATGCT TGGCTCTGATAGCAGTGGTGGTGCTGTACTTCGTGGACTATCTACGCT GTGGAGAGCTGAATCTTTCTGCGGCAGCCCGGGCCAGATTACAGAAGACCAACTCTTCTGAGTCAGA
- the LOC111194498 gene encoding SH2 domain-containing protein 4A-like, whose amino-acid sequence MINRKPGMRRSLSTSSRDEIIRWFKEEQTLRVCLQQGESRVAPWFHGIITREEAEDLLKSGSAGSFLAQFQKTQHPQCPGAPAEALATPPSPSPPKRGTSKAAS is encoded by the exons ATGATCAACAGGAAGCCAGGTATGCGCCGGTCGCTGTCGACGTCCAGCAGGGATGAAATTATTCGCTGGTTTAAAGAGGAGCAGACCCTCAGAGTTTGTTTACAGCAAGGCGAGAGTCGAGTTGCCCCCTGGTTTCATG gtattattactcgtgaggaggcggaggatttgctgaagtcaggcagcgctggaagcttcctg gcccagttccaaaagacacaacatcctcagtgtcctggagctccagctgaagcactggccactccaccttctccatccccacccaaaagag gtacttctaaggcagctagttga
- the lxn gene encoding latexin isoform X3: protein MTSTELNPDHYEAQRAAHAVRYYLNTLYGTPFRQLSFSKVHQARTEDLGEAGMKYLLEISVKDSLNKSSEKLCSAEVVYPRGETQQPPKVQISCAASLQLNTSAEEEDFYKRYSAADSAVSGKDIPDSYGHVDPEMVPFWKLAGVASTFIMLNESNENTLYNLAQVAKITQLESQNGQLRLEYVVLLHDMISQEIIRWKMLVSWSPAEGVKVSDTQLLPKCHCKPPTP, encoded by the exons ATGACCTCCACAGAACTCAATCCAGACCACTATGAAGCTCAGAGAGCAGCTCATGCAGTCCGGTACTACCTCAACACTCTGTATGGAACCCCCTTCAGACAGCTGTCCTTCTCCAAAGTCCACCAGGCAAGAACTGAG GATTTGGGAGAGGCAGGGATGAAGTACCTTCTGGAGATCTCTGTGAAAGACTCGCTCAACAAG TCCTCAGAAAAGCTCTGCTCGGCAGAAGTTGTGTACCCCAGAGGAGAGACCCAGCAGCCCCCGAAGGTCCAGATCTCCTGCGCTGCGTCTCTTCAGCTCAACACTTCTGCTGAAGAGGAGGATTTCTATAAGCGGTACAGTGCTGCAGACAGTGCTGTGTCTGGAAAGGACATACCAG aCAGCTATGGTCACGTAGACCCAGAAATGGTTCCTTTCTGGAAATTGGCAGGAGTAGCTTCTACCTTCATCATGCTGAACGAGTCCAACGAGAACACACTGTACAACCTGGCTCAAGTAGCCAAGATCACCCAGCTG GAGAGTCAGAATGGCCAGCTGAGGTTGGAGTATGTGGTTCTCCTTCATGACATGATTTCTCAG GAGATAATTCGCTGGAAGATGCTGGTCTCCTGGTCTCCAGCAGAGGGCGTGAAAGTGTCAGACACTCAACTGCTGCCTAAATGCCACTGCAAACCTCCAACTCCATGA
- the lxn gene encoding latexin isoform X1 — protein MNWFCFVWTVLFSMVWQCPAAPSTPSPTAPGSTAQDEVECPSNCVLLIYSNRSTSEAQDPLVMTSTELNPDHYEAQRAAHAVRYYLNTLYGTPFRQLSFSKVHQARTEDLGEAGMKYLLEISVKDSLNKSSEKLCSAEVVYPRGETQQPPKVQISCAASLQLNTSAEEEDFYKRYSAADSAVSGKDIPDSYGHVDPEMVPFWKLAGVASTFIMLNESNENTLYNLAQVAKITQLESQNGQLRLEYVVLLHDMISQEIIRWKMLVSWSPAEGVKVSDTQLLPKCHCKPPTP, from the exons ATGAATTGGTTCTGCTTTGTTTGGACGGTTCTCTTCTCAATGGTTTGGCAGTGTCCTGCGGCTCCCAGCACCCCATCACCTACAGCCCCAGGCTCCACAGCTCAGGACGAGGTGGAATGCCCCTCCAACTGTGTTTTACTGATATACAGCAACAGATCAACTTCTGAG GCTCAGGATCCCTTAGTCATGACCTCCACAGAACTCAATCCAGACCACTATGAAGCTCAGAGAGCAGCTCATGCAGTCCGGTACTACCTCAACACTCTGTATGGAACCCCCTTCAGACAGCTGTCCTTCTCCAAAGTCCACCAGGCAAGAACTGAG GATTTGGGAGAGGCAGGGATGAAGTACCTTCTGGAGATCTCTGTGAAAGACTCGCTCAACAAG TCCTCAGAAAAGCTCTGCTCGGCAGAAGTTGTGTACCCCAGAGGAGAGACCCAGCAGCCCCCGAAGGTCCAGATCTCCTGCGCTGCGTCTCTTCAGCTCAACACTTCTGCTGAAGAGGAGGATTTCTATAAGCGGTACAGTGCTGCAGACAGTGCTGTGTCTGGAAAGGACATACCAG aCAGCTATGGTCACGTAGACCCAGAAATGGTTCCTTTCTGGAAATTGGCAGGAGTAGCTTCTACCTTCATCATGCTGAACGAGTCCAACGAGAACACACTGTACAACCTGGCTCAAGTAGCCAAGATCACCCAGCTG GAGAGTCAGAATGGCCAGCTGAGGTTGGAGTATGTGGTTCTCCTTCATGACATGATTTCTCAG GAGATAATTCGCTGGAAGATGCTGGTCTCCTGGTCTCCAGCAGAGGGCGTGAAAGTGTCAGACACTCAACTGCTGCCTAAATGCCACTGCAAACCTCCAACTCCATGA